The Podarcis muralis chromosome 14, rPodMur119.hap1.1, whole genome shotgun sequence nucleotide sequence aataataatgtaagacATTGTGGGACATCATGACTTGCTTCCAATCTAATATTACAGTGCAAAACAGGAATAAAGAtactagggctgcaatcctacacagacttacctgggagtaagtccaattCAACTCAAtgaggtttacttctgagcaaacatgcgcAGAATTGAACAGACTACAACCCTAATTATGGATACATGAAGGCAGGTCCCACTCTTCTGAGCAAATAGGATTAGGATTAAGCTGCTTGGGGTCCCCCTCCCCATTACCTACACTGCATTTTTTACAGGGGAAAAACAAACACCCTTTGAGCTATCTGtggaaaacaaacaagaaaagctACCCAATGGCTATCTATGGGTCAGCTGGATTTTAACCAGTTCAGCTGACTGACCCAGAGCCTTCAATACGGGAGTCTAGTTATTACATCCAAGTTTCCCCTTTGGCTGAGCCAGAAGCAACCGAGCCCTGCACGCAGCTGCCCCACTTCTCGGTCCGCTTTACCGTGGAGAAGCCATAAGAAGACTTCGAAGAATATCCTACCGCGCTGAAGTCCAGCAGGTCGCTCAGTTCCTTGTCTGTCCCTATAGCGGCCATCCGCTGCTGCTGAGGATTCATCTTCATCCACTTACGGAGAGTCCTAAGCGGCaacaaaagggaaaggaagaggcgcGTTAACCAAAACAAGGAGGACGGCATCCCTCAGCCTTGAGCAGCCCCTCGCAAAGCCAAAGACCGTTCACTCCTCCCCGCATCTCAAAGGCacccaaaagcagcagcagcagcagcagcagagccaacTCCGTGGaagtttctttcctccctccctccctccatcccagaGATGTTCGCATCCAACAGAATTTAATCCTCGCCTTGGGGAAGAAAGGCGCGCCACTGAGCTGCAAGCCCGGGCTCGGGAAGCGGGCAAGAGGGGCTGCCTAACAGGagcagcccagaaggggaagaacGAAGAGCGCCGGAGCGGAGGCAAAGTCCCCCAAGCAGGCCGAGCGGGGGAAGTGAGCGGCTGGGCAGGCGCTCGACTCCCTCCCCTCGACGAAGCTGCGAACAATAAGTCTCTCGCCCACCTCTCCGCCTGCCACTTCCGCGCCGCCAGGAACCCGAAGTTTAAGGGGTTTCTCGCGGGAAAGAGAACTGGAGAGCGCGGCGTGTGTGGAGGAGCAGGGGCCGCGCTTCCCGGAACAACCCCGCCGGCCTGCGCGGAAGAGCCAGAGGAGCAGCCCTGCCGCCCCCGCGCCCAGAGAGGGTCTCCTGCCCGCCCATCCCGCGGCCCCGGCCGCCTCCCCAAAAAAGGGCGCCGGAGCCTCTCAGCACCAGGCTCGATACTGCCCAGGCGCGCGCCCCGGGCCGTGCGCGTCCCCGCTTCTCCTCCCTCCGAGCGGGGAGGGAGCCGCCACCGGCTTCCCTTCCCCTCGGTCCCCACCCCTGCCCGCTTCTCCCGCTCCCTCCCTCCGTGACGCCTGCCTGCCTTTACCCGGTTCCCGGCCCCGCTGCCCGGCTCCAAGTGGCTCTTCTCCTTctaaggcggcggcggcggcagcgtcaCCACCGCCCCGGAGTCAGTcaggaaagaagcagcagcagcagcagcggaggaagacGGAGCGGAGGGGCGAGAATGCCGCGCGCTCTCCTCTCCCTCAGCCCGTCCTTCCTCCTGCCCTCTTCGCGCTCGGCCGCTCCGTCGACTGCCGCCCGCGgcctccctttccttcccccgCCCGCGCCTCCCGGTCTGCCTTTCTTGCTCCCCCGCCCCGTCTCGACGGAACTTGCGGGGCCTCCCCTCAGGCAGACATTTTTGGGCTTCGGAGCCTCAGCACCGCCACGTTCAAGGTTCCTGCTCTGTATCCCTCCGCGCTTggcggcggcggcaacagcaACCTCAGCAGTAGCGCCGCGAAGAGCGCGGCGGCCATTAACCCTTCTCTGCCTGACgagtgctgctgccgccgccgccttaaTAAGGCCAGCGGCCCTCACTTAGTCTCTGTGAGGTAAAGACCTGGAGCAGGGAGAAAGCGGGCGCTGCTTCTCCGGCGGTCGGCCTCGTCTCCTCGCCAGGTCCCGGCCGCCTCTTCTCTCCTCAGCGAGCGAAGAAGCGGGCGCCGAGGAGCCAGGAAGCCCAGGTGGGCGGGCGGCCCCGGCGCTACTTCCTCCCGCAGGCGCGCTTCAGGGACCTGGGCTCCAGCCGGCTTCCTTGCGAGTAAGCGCCGCTCTGAGCGCAGCGGGACTTGCCCCCGCGTAAGGGCACCCGAGAGGGGCGCGGAGTTTTAACTTCGGCTCAAGCGTTCCGGAACAGACCGGCTGCCTCAGTTAGTCTTGACTCTTGAGTCTCGGCGGGAAGGGGAGGCTTCGCTTCTTTCCAGAGGGCCAGCCGAGGAAAAGCAACCCCGAGCCTTCTGGCACCCTCAGAATAGCCCGGTCCTGGAGGCTCCACCAGATGCTGTGTTGCTTCGACTTCTCCTGTTGGCTTTGCAACAAAAACATGCAACTTAACCTTAAGATCAGCCTCCATACCTGAAAAAGTGACATCAATTTTCAAAAAGGAATCGTTTGGCCCTCTGggtgttgcagaactacaactcccattagccccagcaacCATGGGAAGGAAAGATTGGGAGTTCTGGATGGCCAAAAGTTCCCCAGTTACAGGCTGGAAAGCAATATTAAATACAGAATTATTGTGCCACTACAGCTTCTTCTTCACTAACCCTTTAGATGCCTTTGGGAATGTCAATAAGCATGTTGATAGCTTAATATGTGTGCTTAGACTtacaaaaagcttttgacaaagtacaAAAAGGGATTGCAAGGAACTCCAAAAGGATTTCTCCTAACTGGCGGGACGGGAAGTAAAATGACAAATGCAACTCAATGCAAACAAGTGTAAAGGGCTGGACCTGGGGCAAAGAATCCTAGTTTCACATATACGCTCATAGGATCTGAACTGGTGGTGCCTCCCCAGGAATAAAACACTGGGGTAGATACTCCGATGTAGATGTTGATCCATTGTacagcagctgaaaaaaaggcagACTCCACGTTAagaatcattaggaaaggaactgaaaataaaagtaTGTACAGTTTTAGTGACTTCACCTCAGAATGGATATTGTGTGAGCtggaaagggttcagaaaagggcaaccaaaattatcaggaGGACAAAGTTGCAACAtgtggggctttttagtttagaaaaaaaggtgagtaagaggagaCATAGGTGTATAGAATTATACATGGtaggaagatttaggacagagacaagtacttcttcacacagtgcatacttAAACTATAGAATTAgttcccacaagaggtagtgatcccattggatggctttaaaagaggattagacaaattcatggaggataagggtaTCAGTGTCtattagccataatggctatgttctatctccaTTGTCCAAGGCAAAATGTATTTGAATGACAGTTATCTAAGAATCACTGGGGGGGGTGCTGTACTCAGCATGCATGTGCATGTGTTTGGCCATGgttcttataaaggtaaaggtacccctgcccgtacgggccagtcgtgtccgactctggggttgcgtgctcatctcgctctagaggtcgtgagccggcgccgtccaaagacacttctgggtcaggtggccagcgtgacgaagctgcagctggcgagacagcaccagcacagcacacggaaacgccgtttaccttcccgctataaagcggtacctatttatctacttgcacttaggggtgctttcgaactgctaggtgggcaggagctgggaccgaacgacgggagctcaccccgccgcggggattcaaaccgccgaccatacgatcggcaagtcctaggcactgaggttttacccacagcgccacccgcgtcccagctccTCCACACAGcgtccccacagcgccacccggttcTTATAGTCTGCACAAATCTCTCCAAGGCATAGCAGCCCTGAGGGgggtgggctgtgtgtgtgatggcAACTCTTTGTGCTGGCTTTCACTCAAACAGGAATCACCAAGGATGAGTTactttaaaatagtttttttaaaaaaaggtacaaCAAAATACTTATTAGGATATTTGCATCTTATCCTTCCAAATTTCTTTTAACATAGCAGGGCTTTAAAATGCACAAGCATACAACATTAAAGCAAATGTGATGGCAGAGCAACAAAGACTTGGTGACTAAGTCacaatgaggaaaggttgaaggtgTTGGGTGTGTTGAGCCTGGAAAAGAGTCTTCAAATACTGGTAGTTCAAAGGCTCTCACATAAATGATGGAGCAAATAGGTTTTCCATTGATCCAGTTGGTAGGAACCAAATGAATGACTTAAAATGCAGGAAAAAGGAGATAAACAAAACAGGAAGAATGGTGTGATtgtaagagttgttcaacagtgaaCAGCCTACCTTGAAGAAAGGTAGAGCTTTATTTGCAGAGAGGGGATGGTCAGCTATCAAGGATGCAATAGCAACAGATTTAATGCATTGACAACAGCGGGCGTTAGATCACTAGGTGGTTTTAGAAGTATTAATTCTGTTAGTTACTTTATTTCATCTTAGTCATTCAAGTCTTTATTTTTGGTCCCCCAAAATAACTGAAGGTTGTTTATGTACAGTGCAGCTAGCATATTGTGTTTGCGTGTGGCTATATTCAGACCCTTAGCTCTGACCCTGAGGTTGTTGTGAACATAAAATGAGACAACCTCCTACATACATTGCTCTGAGCTTGAAAGAAGTATGGGATAAAAATGTGATAAACAGAAATTAATGTAAAGATTATTTGCACAAACTCAAGAGCTTGCATGTTACAGGAGGTGATTTACACGTGCCACAGGAGGTAGTGTGGGGCATGAcacaaagaaaggggggaaaaacacgtCAATGTCATCTTACATCTACTTGCTCTGGTACAGACACATCAATTTTACCAACATAGGCATGTCAGCATTTTTAGGATTGGTGCATAAAAGGGTTTAAGTAACGATGACAACAGTATTTGCTTCAGATACAGGCAGTACATTATTTTTAATAGTCTGCTCTAAGCCTTTGTGCAACGTGGGGGTGGAAGGAAATCAAATGTGTCACTACCTTTTGAGTCAAGTGTGTGCCAGTGATGGATGAGGCAACGGTACCAATCAATAAGTCACTGCATCGTCAAAAAGCGAGGTGACAAAATGTCTACAGCGTCTTGGCCACCAACATGAGCAAATATCTACAGATAattaacaaaaaattaaaaacagctatGCACAACCCAATCTTGAGCAATCCTACTGTCTGAGGGATGTATTCCTAACTAGGTAAGTGTGCACACAACTATAGTCTTGCAGCACAATACTATAAATGCATACTCAAAAGTTGTCTCATTAAGTTCAGTGAGGCTTGTATCCAGGAAACTGAGTATAGGGTTTGCAGCCCTAATCTGTAGGATCCATGGACTCATTAAAGGTTACAAATGACAAAACTAACCTTTAGTGAAATAAATAACACTGCACTATTTCTCCTTATTGTATAGTAACTGATTCTCGCCCATTTAAGTTATTCCAAAGAACTTGGCCTTTTCCACTTCCAAATGAAAAGCAGGCTTTGTTAGAATTATTTGTGGGAGCTTCAGATATAAGGAATGACCCATAAGCACCTATATATAAGCATTTATACATTGCCCCATTATTCAACTTTGCTTCTGTCACTAGTTGCCATTGTTAGCTGAGTGTAGATGTCAGCCATGGAAAATATACTGCAAATGGACCAGATCTCTTAAATATCAGTGCTATGTCCTTTGCAAATAATTTTGTCtgtataaatgaaaatgaaagcaagGCAGTTGAACTGTCCATCAAAATTAAAAACTGGTAGATGCTGTAAGCATTCCCCGCTTTCATCCCATAATGTCCATGTAAGCAACTTCTTTCTGTGTAATTAGCATTGGGAATATTTTTAGATTTATTTATCATTTGTGCAtttgctgtcctgggctcctttggaaggaagggtgggataaaaataataataaataataatagttttagcACAGATGGAAGGAACAGCATTTTACCTGATACAAAGAAATTGGTGATTTCTTAAACGGTTTCCTGATTGAATGGCTTGGCATTTAATACTTCAGTTGGAACTGCAACAACTGCGAAGTCAAGTTCTCTTGAAAGTAGAGTGGCTTTATCCATCAAAAGTATAGCTAGTGGGTCCTTAATGATAACACGGGTTCTTCCCCATACTGGGAGTTGGCAACTTCTGGACTGACTGAAAGTGTTCCGCTGGCTGGCTATTTGAGGATGCAGTGCAGTTTGCAAAATGTGTCGTCTTTGCCACCTGTACTGCAGCATGGTAAGCACAATTATGTGCCCTAACTGGTGTTTGGGCAACGTCAAAACAAGACTTGTATCACTTGTGCCCTGGTCATCATCTGGCTTGCTTTATAGCCTGCAGCTTCCCAGAATACTAAGAAGCCATATTGGCTCAGCAACACTGGAAGGAACAAGCATCCATTGTGTCAGCCACTCATCTCCTCTCACCATTCCACAGCAACAGAATAGTTGGCTTTCTTCATTATTTTGAATAGTTCTTTTATGATACTTGCTTTTTCCTATGTGAAATCTCgtggggaagaaaaaaaaccaaaacaaccaaAGCAATATAAATGTGCCAGTCGTTATTGATGGTCAAATTTGGGTAATTAGAGCAGTGGGTGTTGATTGAGAGAGATTAATGCTTTATTGATCATACACACCATACTTTCCTGATTGAAGGTATTTCTCCAGTGCAATTGACCTTTTTTTTCTTACTGCTGCATAGCTACACCCTGGGCTGGCCACCTGAATAGTTAATAGTTTGCATTTTATTCAgtttattttttttctctttgtgtTAATTGTACTTCTTGACATGTATCTTTAATGAACCTcagtaaaataattttgaaaaatcaACTTTTGGGACTGATATTATTTTGTGGGGGCAAGAAGAGTGCAGGGAGACTGCAGCTTGAAATTTATTAGAATGCAATGCAGGCATGGTGGTTCCAAATAATATCCACAACTTATCTCCAGATGTGATTAAAATGCTTTATTATATTTACATCCCATCTAGGTCAGCAGTCACCAGCCACTGGCATTCATTGACAAACAGCAAGTGATCAGAAGCCATTAAGCCAGCATCTTCAGCTAAACTCATCAGCTAAGCATCATTGCCCATTacaaagctgttgttgttgtttagtcgtttagtcctgtccgactcttcgtgaccccatggaccagagcatgccaggcacaaaGCTAGcaagctaaaaataaataaaaagggaaaaGGCTATCTCTCAATTAACACCCTAACCTTTTATATGCTGTAGTTTCCAGGAGGGGCATGTTACAGAAAACCATAGCAGCTTGTGAAATAGTCCCATTTGAAATAAAGAGCAAATTAAGAGTTATAAAGCTTTAGAGTGGAATGCCTTAACAAACAGAATTTATGTCAGAAAAATCTGTGctgctttttctctttctcccattCAGACACTCCTTGTCCCAGAAAATATGTGACTTGTTGAAAGTATAAGTTACAGTTGTTCCCTGATGTAACAATTCTGAATGGAAAGCAGCCTCAGAAAAAATAATGCTGCCACCCTTTCCTGCCATTTCTCTAGCCTTATCAGCtggctgaaaaataaaatattagccTGTCTTCAGTTGTCAAAGTGATGAGCTCTTTTCCACTGACTTGAACATGGTCTTGTGAAAAAACTAATTTTGGGGATTGGCAGATCTGGTGGGTAATCCTGGATTCGAGTAAAGTATACGCATAGCTTTcacaaaaaaaatatgaaaaaatatgACATTTTAAAGCATTGTCAAACTTGGATAAGTATCTATGTGTTGCAGAAGTTTGACATCTCCACTCCATCTGCCCAAATGTCCAGAAACAGCTTCctgagccagtgttgaaaaatcCTTTGCACAAAAAGAAAGGTTGCAAGGGAAGGAAACAGAGTAAATTCCATCAACTAGCTGGTTTATTTAATTAAAAGAATACAGATTTTAAGAGGAGAGTTAATCTGAGTGGAGGCCTGTAGCTGAATCAGGCTGCAAATGTGAGCCCAAGAGGTTTAAGGGCACAAAAGGCAGCCATTCAGCTACATTTGGGACGCTTTATACAagggatgggggcgggggggggaattgagGTTTCTCTTCATCTGTTTTCTCTTCACTTTCCCCAAGCCAGAAGGGAGTGTTGTGTCCTGGGTGGGTGTGTAGAACAAGATAGCAGCCACAAAAGGAAGAGTCCCAAGTCAATGTGGCATTCCTGGCAGCAGGGCTCCGATGCTTTGGATAGTTGCCTGGCAGGCAATTCAACAGGTTCAGCCTGACTGGCAAGCAGAGTCAGTGCCTCTGAGAGAGCatgagaattaccgtatttttcgctctataagacgcaccagaccacaagacgcacctagtttttggaggaggaaaacaagaaaaaaaatattctgaatctcagaagctagaacatcaagagggatcgctgtgcagtgaaagcagcgatccctcttgctgttctggcttctgggatagctgtgcagcctgcattcgctccataagacgcacacacatttccccttactttttaggatgcaaaaagtgagtcctatagagcaaaaaatacggtatgctctCTCATTAGATTAGGCCAAAGGGGCCATTCAGTCCGGCATCCACAGggaccaaccaggtgcccattatgggaagcccacaagtgagAGACGTGCTCAAAAGCAGTCATGTGTCCGAGTTATTTGTCCCCTATAGCCTTTGTCCCCCATGACTTTTGCCTCACCCCTTTATAAACCCCTCCAAGTTggccactgttatgtactgagttgaatgttgttgttgtttagtcgtgtccgactcttcatgaccccctggaccagagcacgccaggcactcctgtcttccactgcctcctgcagtttggtcagactcatgtttgtagctttgagaacactgtcccaccatctcatcctctgttgtccccttctccttgtgccctccatcttttccaacatcagggtcttttccagggagtcttctctactcatgaggtggccaaagtattggagcctcagcttcaggatctgtccttccagtgagtactcagggctaatttccttaagaatggatgcgtttgatcttcttgcagtccatgggactctcaagagtccagcaccataattcaaaagcatcaattctttggcgatcagccttctttatggtccagctctcacttccatacatcactactgggaaaaccatagctttcactatacggacctttgttagcaaggtgatgtctctgctttttaagacgctgtctaggtttgccattgcctttcttccaaggagcaggcgttttttaatttcgtgactgctgtcaccatctgcagtgatcatggagcccaagaaagtaaaatctctcactgcctccatttcttccccttctatttgccaggaggtgatgggaccagtggccatgatcttcgtttttttgatgttgagcttcagaccatattttgcgctctcctctttcaccctcattaaaaggttctttaattcatcctcactttctgccatcaaggttgtgtcatctgcatatctgaggttgttgatatttcttccggcgatcttaattccggcttgggattcatccagcccagcctctcgcatgatgaattctgcatataagttaaataagcagggagacaatatacagccttgccgtactcctttcccaattttgaaccagtcagttgttccatatccagttctaactgtagcttcttgtcccacatagagatttctcaggagacagatgaggtgatcaggcactcccatttctttaaggacagagttgaataggatccaaaatgcagcagtctgattggtcctagaacagtaggattcagaatgcagcagtctggttctagaacaataggatccagaaggcAGCAGTATGATtcgtccacaggagccacccaatccagctccaggtggaagtgaatccgcaacctgattggccaacaggagaatcccggaattaaccaatcacgtgggccccattgtgtaaataatgtatataaagcagatattctgggggaacttccattcctcctcaccactatgagcggaataaagagcatgaaatttaCTCTCAACTCTGAGCATATTTCAGCCGCCATCACACtcccccagggccggatttaggtttgatgagaccctaagctactgaaggtaatggcgccctttatatatccagctgtcctttgtcaacaacaacttgttgctgttttttgtgttgaatatatgctatatggtaacttatggacctaataggtatctaaagccatttgcacatgttgccatgcaaccagtccatgcagaatgtaggtaccctatatatagaaatgagcaaaccagtgatattttaggaagcAGGCTAGCATGCAAGGCCCATTATTTacttcataggagcctacacaacacaaaacactgttgctgtatgtaggttttattttgttttttatcttatattttggaaatgtacatccagtttttccccctttaattatttggggggctcccaagagagtgaggccctaagctatagcttgtttagcttatacgtaaatccggcaccgcttgatccccaccccccaccccgtctTGTGGCGGCCAGTTCCGCAGCCTAAAACCCTCCGCGCTGCGTCGACAGCGCCTTCCTCTCGCGTTATTCGGCCTCcggagggggaaagaagggagggCCGCCCTCCTCGCCTCTCCCAGCGGCTGGTACCCGGAGCTGCCTCCGCCCTCGCCAGGGACTGCGGCCGCCCTGAGGGGAGCGGAGGGCGGCCCGGCGGCCTCACGCCACGCCCCTCGCGCGCCCGCCCGCCGCCAGGAGgccgcggaggaggaggaggagttggaggcggcgctgctgctgctgccgccgccgacGTCGCTGCTGCCGCGGCGCCTCCACAGGCTCGGCCTGCCCCGCTCTTTCCTCCACCCTCCCGGGCGGCCCGCGCGCCGCCTCCTCCTTCCTCAGGCGCAGCACGGtaagccccttccctccctcgCCCGCCCGGCCCGGGCCTGCTCTCCCTCACGGTGGTCCCTCAGGAGGGATTGTTGCCTACGagaccgccgccgccgctgccgccgccatctTGGCTGGGAGGGAAGCCCGGCCTggcggtgaccccggggcttaggcaggCCAGCtcgccgccgcccccgccgcctcctcctcggcgggcctgcctgcctgcctgcggggcGGCTGTGCAGAGTGAGGCCTGAACGGACCTGGGTTTCGCCTGGCGAGGGGGGCCCATCGGCCGGCGaggggaggcgggcgagggctgGGCCTGGTTTGGCGGGAAGCTCCCTCTCTGGGGATGGGGAGGCGGCTGGAGCCCCGGGGGAAGGGGGG carries:
- the LOC144325490 gene encoding uncharacterized protein LOC144325490 produces the protein AGQALDSLPSTKLRTISLSPTSPPATSAPPGTRSLRGFSRERELESAACVEEQGPRFPEQPRRPARKSQRSSPAAPAPREGLLPAHPAAPAASPKKGAGASQHQARYCPGARPGPCASPLLLPPSGEGAATGFPSPRSPPLPASPAPSLRDACLPLPGSRPRCPAPSGSSPSKAAAAAASPPPRSQSGKKQQQQQRRKTERRGENAARSPLPQPVLPPALFALGRSVDCRPRPPFPSPARASRSAFLAPPPRLDGTCGASPQADIFGLRSLSTATFKVPALYPSALGGGGNSNLSSSAAKSAAAINPSLPDECCCRRRLNKASGPHLVSVR